Proteins encoded by one window of Mercenaria mercenaria strain notata chromosome 4, MADL_Memer_1, whole genome shotgun sequence:
- the LOC123552135 gene encoding transmembrane protein 216-like: MAATQTPRPNRGQVQVVRSSLPYEVLLYLNGWYFSLFFLCEILLFAYKGETLPYATGVLPAEICLVFILAGIEALRLFFARKGNLTERIVGVIVSILLSIPALLGAIFYLYWQTYVMRADIILAAIQLAFIGFELIFGIVSIITFARAAPY, translated from the exons atggcGGCCACTCAAACGCCAAGACCAAATCGAG gCCAAGTTCAAGTGGTT AGGTCATCATTGCCTTATGAGGTGTTACTGTACTTGAATGGCTGGTATTTTAGTCTCTTCTTTCTCTGTGAGATACTGCTCTTTGCTTACAAAG GAGAAACATTGCCGTATGCCACTGGTGTTCTTCCAGCTGAAATCTGTTTAGTGTTTATACTTGCTGGCATCGAGGCACTCCGATTGTTCTTTG CAAGGAAAGGTAACCTGACAGAGAGAATTGTTGGTGTGATAGTTTCCATATTGTTAAGTATTCCAGCACTGCTTGGTGCCATATTTTACCTGTACTGGCAGACCTATGTGATGAGAGCAGACATTATACTGGCTGCTATACAGTTAGCTTTCATTGGTTTTGAACTCATCTTTGGTATTGTGTCAATCATAACATTTGCAAG AGCTGCACCATATTAA